In one window of Pseudodesulfovibrio sediminis DNA:
- a CDS encoding ABC transporter substrate-binding protein, whose product MKGFLKSVGLLTIMLVCSAFLLAGCGDDAPKTIKIGFNLPLTGDIPEVGEGSKNAAEMYLKDINDAGGLEVGGKKYPLEFIYMDNESKAESATNVALKLIEQDNVIAIIGPNSSKQAVPAGGTCNDNHTPMISPWSTNPNTTLDRPWVFRAAFLDPFQGPVVADFAAKKFGAKTAAVIFDVSNDYSKGLAEIFKSSWEAKGLGPVVAFESHGTKDQDFSAQLTTVIAANPDFIFVPDNYNQVALIIQQARDLGYTGPFMGSDAWGTPDLIKLCGDQCYNNYFSTHYAAAGAKGATKVFIDRYEAAYGSTPADYAALTWDSIGIMIEAIKNAGKVEADPVAMREAVREGLSAIKSFDGITGSSKFDAQGDPIKCAVVVKINDKGEFVFEESVCP is encoded by the coding sequence ATGAAAGGTTTTCTTAAAAGTGTTGGCCTGCTGACCATTATGCTGGTTTGTAGCGCCTTCCTGTTGGCCGGTTGCGGGGACGACGCCCCCAAAACCATCAAGATCGGTTTCAACCTGCCCCTGACCGGTGATATCCCGGAAGTTGGTGAAGGTTCCAAGAACGCAGCCGAAATGTATCTCAAAGACATCAACGACGCCGGTGGCCTGGAAGTCGGCGGCAAGAAATACCCCCTCGAATTCATCTACATGGACAACGAGTCCAAAGCTGAATCCGCTACTAACGTCGCTCTGAAGCTCATCGAGCAGGACAATGTCATTGCCATCATCGGCCCCAACTCCTCCAAGCAGGCTGTGCCTGCCGGTGGTACCTGCAACGACAACCACACCCCCATGATCTCCCCCTGGTCCACCAACCCGAACACCACCCTGGACCGTCCCTGGGTTTTCCGTGCAGCCTTCCTCGATCCTTTCCAGGGTCCTGTTGTTGCTGACTTCGCTGCCAAGAAATTCGGTGCCAAGACCGCTGCCGTCATCTTCGACGTGTCCAACGACTACTCCAAGGGTCTGGCTGAAATCTTCAAGTCCTCCTGGGAAGCCAAAGGCCTCGGCCCTGTCGTCGCTTTCGAATCCCATGGTACCAAGGACCAGGATTTCTCCGCTCAGCTGACCACCGTCATCGCTGCCAACCCGGACTTCATCTTCGTGCCTGACAACTACAACCAGGTTGCCCTGATCATCCAGCAGGCTCGCGACCTCGGCTACACCGGTCCCTTCATGGGCTCCGACGCCTGGGGTACTCCTGACCTGATCAAGCTGTGCGGCGACCAGTGCTACAACAACTACTTCTCCACCCACTACGCCGCTGCCGGTGCCAAGGGTGCAACCAAGGTCTTCATCGACCGTTACGAAGCCGCCTACGGTTCCACCCCTGCTGACTACGCAGCGCTGACCTGGGACTCCATCGGCATCATGATCGAAGCCATCAAGAACGCTGGCAAGGTCGAAGCCGACCCCGTTGCCATGCGTGAAGCTGTCCGCGAGGGCCTGTCCGCCATCAAGTCCTTTGACGGCATCACCGGTTCCTCCAAGTTCGACGCACAGGGTGACCCCATCAAGTGCGCCGTGGTCGTCAAGATCAACGACAAGGGCGAATTCGTCTTTGAAGAATCTGTCTGCCCGTAA
- a CDS encoding DegT/DnrJ/EryC1/StrS family aminotransferase produces the protein MSIPFIDLKTQYKQVEESVKKGIEGVLEHGAYIMGPEISGLEATLAEFSNVSHAVGCSSGTDALMMALMAQNIGPGDAVFTTPFTFIATAEVVALLGATPVFVDVDPVTFNIDADDLRRKIRDVKENRSDLKPKGVISVDIFGQPADYDVIQPLAQNSGLFLIVDAAQSFGATYKGKPVCSFGDMACTSFFPAKPLGCYGDGGMVFCHSDETYKLLTSIRVHGMGVEKYDNDRLGLTARLDSMQAAVLQAKFEIFPDEIAKRQIVADRYAELLSGIDGLTPPSVPEGNVSVWAQYCVLARDTEHRTEIMGRLAEASIPSVIYYPKPLHLQKAFDSLGYSMGDFPVSEDLASRIFALPMHPYLAAEDQETIAQVIKG, from the coding sequence ATGAGCATTCCATTTATTGATTTGAAAACGCAGTACAAGCAAGTTGAAGAGTCTGTGAAGAAGGGCATCGAAGGTGTTCTGGAACACGGCGCCTATATCATGGGACCGGAAATCAGCGGTCTGGAAGCCACTCTTGCCGAGTTCAGCAATGTGAGCCACGCTGTCGGATGTTCCTCCGGTACGGACGCGCTGATGATGGCCCTCATGGCCCAGAATATCGGTCCGGGTGATGCCGTCTTTACCACGCCGTTCACGTTCATTGCCACGGCTGAAGTCGTCGCGCTCCTGGGAGCTACCCCGGTGTTCGTCGACGTGGACCCGGTGACCTTCAACATTGACGCGGACGACCTGCGCCGCAAGATTCGTGACGTCAAGGAGAACCGCTCCGACCTCAAGCCCAAGGGCGTTATCTCGGTGGATATTTTTGGTCAGCCAGCTGACTATGATGTCATCCAGCCCCTTGCGCAGAACTCCGGCCTGTTCCTCATCGTGGACGCAGCCCAGTCTTTTGGCGCCACCTACAAGGGTAAGCCTGTCTGCTCTTTCGGCGATATGGCCTGTACCTCCTTTTTCCCGGCAAAGCCGCTGGGTTGTTACGGCGACGGCGGTATGGTCTTCTGCCACAGCGACGAGACCTACAAGCTGCTGACCTCCATCCGAGTGCATGGCATGGGCGTGGAGAAATATGACAATGATCGTCTCGGTCTCACCGCGCGCCTTGATTCCATGCAGGCTGCCGTGCTCCAGGCCAAGTTCGAGATCTTCCCTGACGAGATCGCCAAGCGCCAGATCGTGGCGGATCGCTACGCCGAACTGTTGTCCGGTATTGACGGTCTGACCCCGCCATCCGTGCCCGAGGGCAATGTCTCTGTCTGGGCTCAGTACTGCGTGCTGGCTCGGGACACAGAACATCGCACCGAGATAATGGGCCGACTCGCCGAGGCATCCATTCCCAGCGTGATCTACTACCCCAAACCGTTGCACCTGCAGAAAGCCTTTGATTCCCTGGGCTATTCCATGGGTGATTTTCCGGTATCAGAAGATCTCGCCAGCCGCATCTTTGCCTTGCCCATGCATCCCTACCTCGCCGCAGAGGATCAGGAGACCATCGCACAGGTCATCAAGGGGTAG
- a CDS encoding ABC transporter ATP-binding protein: MSLLKIDSLTQRFGGLQAVSEFSVDMKGGELMGLIGPNGAGKTTIFNLISGFYQPTEGTITLDGNPTAGLRPHQVTSMGIARTFQNIRLWHDMTVLDNIRIAQHYRMGYGVLDSILRGKKYRKREARILEIAEELLEAMSLTDVAMEFPKNLPYGLQRRVEIARAMSIRPKLLLLDEPAAGLNSADVEDLIKLVRWIHDNFDITIFMIEHQMKVVTSLCQWIKVIDFGATIAEGTAEDIQSNPAVIKAYLGDDNI; encoded by the coding sequence ATGTCACTTCTTAAAATCGACTCTCTGACACAACGATTCGGTGGCCTCCAGGCCGTGTCCGAATTCAGTGTGGATATGAAAGGCGGCGAACTCATGGGCCTTATCGGCCCCAACGGCGCAGGCAAGACCACCATCTTCAACCTGATATCCGGTTTCTACCAGCCCACGGAGGGCACCATCACCCTGGATGGCAACCCCACTGCAGGCCTCAGGCCGCATCAGGTCACCTCCATGGGTATCGCGCGCACCTTCCAGAACATTCGCCTCTGGCATGACATGACGGTGCTCGACAACATCCGTATCGCCCAGCACTACCGCATGGGATATGGTGTGCTCGATTCCATCCTTCGGGGCAAGAAATACCGCAAGCGCGAAGCCCGCATCCTGGAGATTGCCGAGGAACTGCTTGAAGCCATGTCGCTCACTGACGTGGCCATGGAGTTCCCCAAAAACCTCCCCTACGGCCTGCAACGTCGTGTGGAGATCGCCCGGGCCATGTCCATCCGGCCCAAGCTGCTGCTTCTTGACGAACCCGCAGCCGGACTGAACTCCGCAGACGTGGAAGACCTCATCAAGCTGGTGCGCTGGATTCACGACAACTTCGACATCACCATCTTCATGATCGAGCACCAAATGAAGGTTGTCACCTCACTCTGCCAGTGGATCAAGGTCATCGACTTCGGTGCCACCATCGCAGAGGGGACGGCAGAAGACATCCAAAGCAACCCGGCCGTCATCAAGGCCTATCTTGGAGACGACAACATATGA
- a CDS encoding winged helix-turn-helix transcriptional regulator yields the protein MTDQVENVVTGMLITDGYYLKPSKSTRVLAILDALSRDSSLSQFELGKQLHLSGAMVNQYLKQLQSEGLVEYLPINGKSYNYTLTEEGQQSRQRMFSDYSSETVRLYSTIKEFVLDKLNVLETADKRKLALFGASETCEVVLSALRETSFKVMALLDNDTNKQGQIFNGHVVSAPHVLDQMDCDAVVITSFGKQGEIYEQLKPYSNKRGFQIVRF from the coding sequence ATGACAGATCAAGTTGAAAATGTGGTTACCGGGATGCTGATAACAGACGGATACTATCTCAAGCCGAGTAAAAGTACCCGTGTTCTCGCCATTTTGGATGCCCTCTCCAGAGATTCCAGCCTGTCCCAGTTCGAGCTTGGCAAGCAGCTGCATTTGTCCGGGGCTATGGTCAACCAGTACCTCAAGCAGTTGCAAAGCGAGGGATTGGTGGAATACCTTCCCATCAATGGGAAAAGTTACAATTATACGCTCACCGAAGAGGGGCAGCAGTCCAGACAGCGCATGTTCTCCGATTACTCGTCGGAAACGGTCCGCCTGTACTCGACCATCAAGGAGTTCGTGCTGGATAAATTGAACGTCCTGGAAACTGCCGACAAAAGAAAGCTGGCGTTGTTCGGCGCGTCCGAGACCTGCGAAGTTGTTCTGTCCGCATTGCGGGAAACCTCTTTCAAGGTTATGGCTCTTCTGGATAATGATACGAATAAACAGGGGCAGATTTTCAATGGACACGTGGTTTCCGCGCCGCATGTCCTCGACCAGATGGACTGCGATGCCGTGGTTATCACCTCTTTTGGCAAGCAAGGTGAGATCTATGAGCAACTCAAGCCCTATTCCAACAAGCGCGGTTTTCAAATTGTGAGATTCTGA
- a CDS encoding peptidylprolyl isomerase: MIKMETSMGDIVIELDFDKAPKSAANFQQYVEEGFYDGLIFHRVISNFMVQGGGMDENMNEKATRAPIENEANNGLKNDIYTLAMARTMDPHSASSQFFINVKDNGFLNFSSETPQGWGYAVFGKVVEGTEIVDEIKGVATGRNGFHDDVPVEPVFINKATVIED, from the coding sequence ATGATCAAAATGGAAACCAGCATGGGCGATATCGTCATTGAACTCGATTTCGACAAGGCACCGAAATCCGCTGCCAACTTTCAGCAGTATGTCGAAGAGGGCTTCTACGACGGCCTCATCTTTCACCGCGTCATCTCCAATTTCATGGTGCAGGGCGGCGGCATGGATGAGAACATGAACGAGAAGGCCACTCGTGCCCCCATTGAGAACGAAGCCAACAACGGTCTCAAGAATGACATCTACACTCTGGCCATGGCGCGTACCATGGACCCGCATTCCGCTTCCTCCCAGTTTTTCATCAACGTCAAGGACAACGGTTTCCTGAACTTCTCTTCCGAGACTCCGCAGGGCTGGGGCTACGCAGTCTTCGGCAAGGTCGTCGAGGGCACTGAGATCGTTGACGAGATCAAAGGCGTTGCCACAGGTCGTAACGGCTTCCATGACGATGTCCCGGTCGAGCCTGTGTTCATCAACAAGGCCACTGTGATCGAGGATTAG
- a CDS encoding long-chain-fatty-acid--CoA ligase, which translates to MELIDRPWLKSYDPDVPPTLDYDKIPLFTFLDRAAHKWPKRKAIIFKNWSITYGKLKMQSEIFAANLKAQGVRRGDRVAMMLPNLPQTIIALWGVLRAGAVVVMTNPLYMETEIVHQFNDAGVRHCITLDLLWPKLSKLRDSIPVEKFFITTIGEGLKFPLNVLYKLQQKKSGSSPSIPFDGKSILPFKDLTKGRERYTDERVDPEDTALLQYTGGTTGVAKGCVLTHFNISANMQQCHAMMHTLGKKRETFLGILPYFHIYGLTVCLAWPTSIGATLAPFPRYVPLDVLKGIDKLKPTVFPGAPSVYISLLQQKDIDKYDLKSIEVCVSGSAPMPVEYMEQFQARSGGSSITEGYGLTEASPVTHFNPLLGLSKNGSIGLPFPDTDAKIVDMDVGGEPLPAGKRGELVIRGPQVMKGYYNRPDATADVLRNGWLYTGDIATMDEEGYFYIVDRKKDLIISGGYNIYPREIDEVLHAHPKVKEAVSVGIPHASRGEIVKAFVVTQPGEELTRGDVIAYCREKLANYKVPRQVEFRTELPKTMVGKVLRRALRDEEKANIDLKKKKKKSKENSTQNCA; encoded by the coding sequence ATGGAGCTTATCGACCGCCCCTGGCTCAAATCATACGACCCTGATGTTCCGCCCACTCTGGACTATGACAAAATTCCTTTGTTCACGTTCCTGGACCGCGCCGCGCACAAGTGGCCCAAACGGAAAGCCATCATTTTCAAGAACTGGTCGATAACGTACGGCAAGCTCAAAATGCAGAGCGAGATATTCGCGGCAAACCTCAAGGCGCAAGGGGTCCGCAGGGGTGACCGTGTGGCGATGATGCTGCCCAACCTGCCGCAGACCATCATCGCCTTGTGGGGGGTCCTCCGGGCAGGGGCCGTGGTCGTCATGACCAACCCCCTCTATATGGAAACGGAAATCGTTCATCAATTCAACGACGCCGGGGTGCGCCACTGTATCACGCTGGACCTGCTCTGGCCCAAACTCTCCAAACTGCGCGACTCCATCCCGGTAGAGAAATTCTTCATCACCACCATTGGGGAAGGCCTGAAATTCCCCCTGAACGTTCTCTACAAACTCCAACAGAAAAAATCCGGTTCATCCCCCTCCATCCCCTTTGACGGCAAATCCATATTGCCTTTCAAGGATCTTACTAAGGGGCGGGAGCGGTACACCGACGAACGGGTGGACCCCGAAGACACCGCCCTGCTTCAGTACACCGGCGGCACCACGGGCGTGGCCAAGGGGTGCGTACTGACCCATTTCAATATCAGTGCGAACATGCAGCAGTGCCACGCCATGATGCACACGCTGGGCAAAAAGCGGGAGACCTTTCTCGGCATCCTGCCCTATTTCCATATATATGGGCTGACGGTCTGTCTGGCCTGGCCCACCAGCATCGGCGCGACACTGGCTCCCTTCCCGCGCTATGTGCCCCTGGATGTGCTCAAGGGCATAGACAAGCTCAAACCCACGGTGTTTCCGGGTGCCCCTTCCGTGTATATTTCCCTGCTCCAACAAAAGGACATCGATAAATACGACCTCAAGTCCATCGAGGTCTGTGTGTCCGGTTCGGCCCCCATGCCGGTGGAATACATGGAGCAGTTTCAGGCCCGCTCGGGGGGGTCGTCCATAACCGAAGGCTACGGCCTGACAGAGGCCTCTCCCGTGACCCACTTCAACCCACTGCTCGGGCTGAGCAAGAACGGCTCCATCGGCCTCCCCTTCCCGGACACCGATGCCAAGATCGTGGATATGGACGTGGGCGGCGAGCCGCTGCCTGCGGGCAAGCGCGGCGAACTGGTCATCCGCGGCCCCCAGGTCATGAAGGGATACTACAATCGCCCGGACGCCACGGCCGACGTGCTCAGGAACGGCTGGCTCTACACCGGCGACATCGCCACCATGGACGAGGAAGGCTACTTTTACATTGTGGACCGCAAAAAGGATCTCATCATCTCCGGCGGCTACAACATCTACCCACGCGAAATAGACGAAGTGTTGCACGCGCACCCCAAGGTCAAAGAAGCGGTCTCAGTGGGCATTCCCCATGCCTCCCGAGGCGAAATCGTCAAGGCCTTTGTGGTGACCCAACCCGGCGAGGAGCTGACCAGAGGAGACGTCATCGCCTACTGCAGAGAGAAGCTGGCCAACTACAAAGTACCCCGTCAGGTGGAGTTCAGAACCGAGCTGCCCAAGACCATGGTTGGCAAAGTCCTCCGTCGCGCCCTCAGGGATGAAGAGAAAGCCAATATCGATTTGAAGAAAAAAAAGAAGAAGTCCAAGGAAAACTCAACGCAGAATTGTGCATGA
- a CDS encoding branched-chain amino acid ABC transporter permease, with translation MQRYSLNVLMAAIAVVLLVLAQYRIIDGYIQATLMYVGINIIMSTSLNLVNGNMGEFTCGHAAYMCVGAYISSVLSVFCFGNKLGAPLLPADMAVVVFPIIILIGGFLASLVAILVAVPSFKTRDDYLAIITIAVNYIVISAIENMDFVGGSRGFQGMKDTVWAMKGTLNAPWMLFWVMLFTAFNVWVIRRFITSTFGKGVNAICQDEVAAEIMSVNTNKIKTVNFMLSAGLAGCAGGLFAHIVGYVNPQSFNILKSTEAMVMVYLGGMGSLSGAVISAVVFTFLMEVLRSQPLMDFLLAPATFVFPDWEPSAGVIKWIIIPLLLVLIMQFRPEGILGNRELSDVFPKLKKFYTFK, from the coding sequence ATGCAAAGATACTCCCTCAACGTGCTCATGGCAGCCATTGCGGTCGTGCTGCTGGTCCTGGCACAATACAGAATTATTGATGGCTACATTCAGGCCACCCTCATGTATGTGGGCATCAACATCATCATGTCCACCAGTCTGAACCTGGTGAACGGCAACATGGGAGAGTTCACCTGTGGTCACGCCGCGTACATGTGTGTCGGCGCGTACATCTCATCCGTGCTGTCCGTATTCTGCTTCGGCAACAAACTCGGCGCGCCTCTGCTTCCGGCAGACATGGCTGTAGTCGTGTTCCCTATCATCATACTCATCGGCGGTTTTCTGGCGTCGCTGGTTGCCATTCTCGTTGCCGTCCCGTCCTTCAAGACACGCGACGACTACCTGGCCATCATCACCATTGCCGTGAACTACATTGTCATCTCGGCCATCGAGAACATGGACTTTGTCGGAGGCTCCCGCGGCTTCCAGGGTATGAAGGACACGGTCTGGGCCATGAAGGGCACCCTGAACGCACCCTGGATGCTTTTCTGGGTCATGCTGTTCACCGCCTTCAATGTCTGGGTGATCCGGCGCTTCATCACATCCACCTTCGGCAAGGGCGTCAACGCCATCTGTCAGGATGAGGTCGCAGCCGAGATCATGTCCGTGAACACCAACAAGATCAAAACCGTCAACTTCATGCTATCCGCTGGCCTGGCCGGTTGCGCGGGCGGTCTGTTCGCCCACATCGTCGGCTACGTCAACCCGCAGTCCTTCAATATCCTGAAATCCACCGAGGCCATGGTCATGGTCTATCTCGGCGGTATGGGCTCGCTCTCCGGCGCAGTCATCTCTGCCGTGGTCTTCACCTTCCTCATGGAAGTGCTCAGATCGCAACCCCTCATGGACTTCCTGCTGGCTCCCGCCACCTTCGTGTTCCCGGACTGGGAGCCGTCGGCCGGTGTCATCAAGTGGATCATCATTCCGCTGCTCCTCGTGCTGATCATGCAGTTCAGGCCGGAAGGTATCCTCGGCAACCGCGAATTGTCGGACGTGTTCCCGAAACTCAAAAAATTCTACACATTCAAATAG
- a CDS encoding N-acetylneuraminate synthase family protein — translation MKQIQSVTLRSGITIGAGHPCFVVAEIGNNHQGEFEIAKQMIDEAAAAGVQGVKFQKRDNEALLTREGRAAPYTGPNSFGPTYGEHRDTLELSIEEMAQLKEYSESRGLVFFASAWDDPSLAQILDLDVDLLKISSAELVNVPLVRKYAAAKIPIILSTGMSGLEDIDVAMAEINAYHDQVVLLHCNSTYPCPEDQIGLPVMEALSERYGVPVGYSGHEKGIGPSVGAAALGASVVERHFTLDKSLKGTDHQASLEPKELADMVTMIREVEKATQIKGKVVFPEEQAAAKKLRKCIVFSRELPAGHVLTVADLTTRCPRVGVSPVHWDEVIGATLNRSVKHEEPVQWDTLSQAATECADAASS, via the coding sequence ATGAAACAGATTCAGTCCGTCACACTTCGTTCAGGTATCACCATCGGCGCAGGCCATCCCTGTTTTGTTGTCGCTGAAATAGGCAACAACCATCAGGGCGAGTTCGAGATTGCCAAGCAGATGATTGATGAGGCTGCAGCCGCAGGCGTTCAGGGTGTCAAATTTCAAAAACGGGACAATGAAGCGCTGCTGACCCGCGAAGGCAGGGCCGCACCATATACCGGTCCCAATTCCTTTGGTCCCACCTATGGTGAGCATCGTGATACTCTGGAGCTGTCCATTGAAGAAATGGCGCAGCTCAAGGAGTACAGCGAGTCCAGAGGATTGGTCTTTTTTGCTTCGGCCTGGGATGATCCGAGTCTGGCTCAGATTCTTGACCTGGATGTGGATCTGCTCAAAATCAGTTCCGCAGAGCTGGTCAACGTGCCCCTGGTCCGCAAATATGCTGCGGCCAAAATTCCCATCATTCTTTCTACGGGCATGAGCGGGCTGGAAGACATTGACGTGGCCATGGCAGAGATCAACGCCTACCACGATCAGGTTGTGCTTCTGCATTGCAATTCCACCTATCCCTGCCCCGAAGACCAGATAGGTCTGCCGGTCATGGAGGCTCTCTCCGAGAGGTACGGCGTACCCGTAGGGTATTCCGGTCATGAAAAAGGCATCGGTCCCAGCGTGGGGGCGGCCGCACTTGGAGCCTCCGTGGTGGAGCGTCATTTCACCCTGGACAAGAGCCTGAAAGGCACTGATCATCAGGCCTCCCTTGAGCCAAAGGAACTGGCTGACATGGTGACCATGATTCGCGAGGTTGAGAAAGCCACGCAGATCAAGGGAAAGGTCGTGTTCCCTGAAGAACAGGCCGCTGCCAAAAAACTCAGAAAGTGCATTGTTTTCTCCCGAGAACTGCCCGCAGGGCATGTGCTGACAGTCGCGGACCTGACCACCCGTTGTCCGCGTGTCGGGGTCTCGCCTGTCCATTGGGACGAGGTTATCGGTGCCACGCTCAATCGTTCGGTCAAACATGAAGAACCGGTTCAGTGGGATACCCTGAGTCAGGCCGCCACAGAGTGCGCGGACGCGGCGTCGTCCTAA
- a CDS encoding ABC transporter ATP-binding protein — MSTPLLEVSDLYVKYGNIEALHGISFTVGEGEIVTLIGANGAGKSTTLMSVSQLPPPEAPKVISGDIKFRGKSILGMAPDKIVSDLHLALVPEGRHIFGNLTVEENLKLATFARKDGQTEINRDYKRVYTLFPRLDERKKQRSESLSGGEQQMLAVGRALMSGTKFIMLDEPSMGLAPLLMYDMFRTLKDLNAEGMTILLIEQNANLALKFAHRGYVIDTGEIVAEGPCDELMEDPEVKKAYLGG; from the coding sequence ATGAGTACGCCACTTCTCGAGGTCTCCGACCTCTACGTCAAATACGGCAATATCGAGGCCCTGCACGGCATCTCCTTTACCGTGGGTGAAGGCGAGATCGTCACCCTCATCGGTGCGAACGGCGCAGGCAAATCCACGACACTCATGTCCGTGTCGCAACTGCCGCCGCCCGAAGCTCCCAAGGTCATCAGCGGCGACATCAAGTTCCGCGGCAAGTCGATACTCGGCATGGCCCCGGACAAGATCGTCTCAGACCTGCATCTGGCCCTGGTGCCGGAAGGCCGTCACATCTTCGGCAACCTGACCGTTGAAGAAAACCTCAAGCTGGCGACCTTTGCCCGCAAGGACGGACAGACCGAAATCAACCGCGACTACAAGCGCGTTTACACCCTCTTCCCTCGCCTCGACGAACGGAAGAAGCAGCGCTCCGAGTCACTGTCCGGTGGTGAACAGCAGATGCTCGCCGTGGGCCGCGCTCTCATGTCCGGTACCAAGTTCATCATGCTTGACGAGCCATCCATGGGGCTTGCCCCGCTGCTCATGTACGACATGTTCCGCACACTCAAGGATCTCAATGCCGAAGGCATGACCATCCTGCTCATCGAACAGAACGCCAACCTGGCTCTCAAGTTCGCTCACCGCGGCTATGTCATCGATACCGGTGAAATCGTTGCCGAAGGCCCGTGCGACGAACTCATGGAAGATCCTGAAGTGAAGAAAGCCTACCTCGGCGGCTAG
- a CDS encoding branched-chain amino acid ABC transporter permease, with the protein MDFLIQNILNALQWGSFYALIALGYTLVYGVLRLINFAHGDIFMVGAYIAFGISGVLLGPSIGLSPLWTFVVAVPLTMALTACVGVTLERIAYRPLRRKGAHRLYVVITALMCGFILEYSNLAVLGAERLKFPELIQKSIWHMGDVTITNLKVIVIVAAIAVFVLLNFIVTKTKIGMAMRGISYDKFAIPLMGIPIDFIIVFTFVLGSAFAGLAGLLYAMSYPILEPFMGMLIGWKAFIAAVVGGIGDIKGAFVGGFLLGFIEVGVVAMPGLESTYRDLFAFSILLIILWVKPTGLFGMPQSTKI; encoded by the coding sequence GTGGACTTTTTAATTCAGAACATACTGAACGCCCTGCAGTGGGGGAGCTTCTATGCGCTTATCGCGCTGGGCTACACCCTGGTGTACGGTGTTCTGCGTCTCATCAACTTCGCCCATGGCGACATTTTCATGGTGGGAGCGTACATCGCATTTGGAATCTCCGGGGTTCTGCTCGGACCGTCAATCGGCCTGTCCCCCCTGTGGACATTCGTCGTCGCCGTACCACTGACCATGGCCCTGACCGCCTGTGTCGGTGTCACGCTGGAGCGTATCGCCTATCGCCCCCTGCGCCGAAAAGGCGCGCACCGACTGTATGTGGTTATCACGGCACTCATGTGCGGCTTCATCCTTGAGTACTCCAACCTGGCCGTGCTCGGTGCCGAACGCCTGAAATTTCCGGAACTGATTCAAAAATCCATCTGGCATATGGGTGACGTGACCATCACCAACCTGAAGGTCATCGTTATCGTGGCTGCCATCGCGGTTTTTGTCCTGTTGAACTTCATCGTGACAAAGACAAAAATCGGCATGGCCATGCGCGGCATCTCGTACGATAAATTCGCCATCCCGCTCATGGGCATTCCCATTGACTTCATCATTGTATTCACCTTTGTGCTGGGATCCGCCTTCGCCGGACTGGCCGGACTGCTCTACGCCATGTCCTACCCCATACTGGAACCATTCATGGGCATGCTTATCGGCTGGAAGGCATTCATCGCCGCAGTCGTGGGCGGCATCGGGGACATCAAGGGCGCATTCGTGGGCGGCTTCCTGCTCGGCTTCATCGAAGTCGGCGTTGTTGCCATGCCCGGCCTGGAGTCCACCTACCGTGACCTGTTCGCCTTCTCGATTCTGCTGATCATCCTCTGGGTCAAACCCACGGGCCTGTTCGGCATGCCGCAATCCACAAAAATTTAG